Genomic window (Jatrophihabitans sp.):
GGGCGAGACGACCGCCAGCGTGGTGCAGGCCAGCGCGGCGCCGAGGACGGCGGCGGCGGCCCGCGAACGGCGCGCCACGACGCCGGGAGCGCCAGCCGTCCGGGAGTGGGAGGCGCCGGCGGTCCGGCTGTGCGGTCGGGTCCTGAACATCTTGACGTCACCTCGGGCGGCCCGGCCCGGTGCGAGATGGGCCGATAGGTCCGGATAAGGGCGGTAGAAACCGCCGGAAAGTTTTTCCCCTACGGCTACCTATTGGCCGCTACGGAGACGATCTGAGTGATCCGCCAGGACTGTAACCCGGGCGTGCCACTCGGCGCACCACCAGAACAGCGGCTATTCGGCCGCTTTTCAGCCTCGAAACCCTCACGCTTTGCGGGCTCGTGCAACCTTCGACGCTCGTGCGTCTCGGGCGCCCGGCGACGTCCTCGGCTGGGTCCTCAGCTCGCCGGCAGGTAGGCGGGGCGGTCCTCGGCGAAAGCGCGCCGCAGCGCCGCCCGCCAGTGCGGCATCGTGCTCAGGCCCGCGTCGCGCCACGCGTGGTCTGACAGCACCGAGTACGCCGGCCGCGGCGCCGGCCGCGGGAACTTGTCGGTGGTGGTGGGCAGCACCCGGTCCGGATCGGCGCCCAGCTCCTCGAAGACCGCCCGGGCCAGGCCGTACCAGCTGGTCTCACCCGATCCCGTGCAGTGATAGACGCCCGGACGGGCCGCGCTGCCGGCCAGCTCGACGAGCCCCCGGGCCAGATCGGCCGACCAGGTGGGTGAGCCACGCTGGTCATCGACGACCTCGACGGTGTCGCGGGTCTGCTCCAGGCGGGCCATCGTCTTGACGAAGTTCGAGCCGGTGGCGCCGTACACCCAGGCGGTGCGCACGACGTAGCCGTGCTCGGGAGCCAGCTCGCGGACGGCCAGCTCGCCGGCCAGCTTGGTGCGCCCGTACGCCGATCGCGGAGCGGGCTCGGCGTCCACGCCGTAGGGCTGGTCGGCCTCGCCTGCGAAGACGTAGTCGGTGGAGACCTGCAGCAGCCGGGCCCCAGCGCGGGCGGCGGCGGCGGCCAGCAGCGCCGGGCCGCCGGCGTTGACGGCGAAGGCTCGGTCCTCCTCGCTCTCGGCCTGGTCGACGGCCGTGTACGCGGCGGCGTTGACCACCAGCTGCGGTTGGAAGTCCCTGAACACCGCCTGCACCGCCGCCGAGCTGGTGATGTCGAGTTCGTCGGAGCCCAGTGCCAGCAGCTGCTCGGACTCGACGCCGGCGGCGGCCAGCACCCGGCGCAGATCGCTGCCGAGCTGGCCATGAGCGCCGGTGACCAGCCAGCGGGATCGCTGCCCGCCGCTCACGAGCTGTCCGTGGGGGCATGCATACCGCCCATGCTCGCACATAGCGTTCGGGCGGCTTTGGGACGCGCCACCTGGCCTGCGAAGGTCGGCGCCTTCTGAAGCCGCGCACAGCTGAGCCCCGATAGACTCGCCGACGTGCCCTCCAACAACGACCGGCCGCCTACTGGCCGGCCGTATCCGGCCGACGGCGATCTGCCGCCCGAGCTCGACCCCCGCCGGGGGCGTCCCCGGCCGGCCGGCGACCGCCCACGGCAGGGCGCCCAGGGCAACGCCCGGCCGGAGAGCGCCGGTGCGGCACTGCCGCCCGAGCTCGACCCCCGCGGCCGCAAGCCCGGCCATCGGTCCTCGGCCGGCTCGTCTCAGCCGCCGCCTGGCCGGCCACCGGCGGGCAGGCCGCCAGCGGGACCGGCTGGCCGGCCCCCCGGCCGTCCGAAGTCCGACATGCTGCACGGAGCGGCGCTGGGCCTGCGGATCGTCCTGGCGTTGTGCTCGCTGCTGGTCCTGATCGGCAGTGGCTGGGCGTGGGCGTCCTACCGCAACTTCAACGCCGACATCACCCGCGTCAACGCCATCTCACCCAGTGGC
Coding sequences:
- the rfbD gene encoding dTDP-4-dehydrorhamnose reductase, with amino-acid sequence MSGGQRSRWLVTGAHGQLGSDLRRVLAAAGVESEQLLALGSDELDITSSAAVQAVFRDFQPQLVVNAAAYTAVDQAESEEDRAFAVNAGGPALLAAAAARAGARLLQVSTDYVFAGEADQPYGVDAEPAPRSAYGRTKLAGELAVRELAPEHGYVVRTAWVYGATGSNFVKTMARLEQTRDTVEVVDDQRGSPTWSADLARGLVELAGSAARPGVYHCTGSGETSWYGLARAVFEELGADPDRVLPTTTDKFPRPAPRPAYSVLSDHAWRDAGLSTMPHWRAALRRAFAEDRPAYLPAS